A window of Salvelinus alpinus chromosome 31, SLU_Salpinus.1, whole genome shotgun sequence contains these coding sequences:
- the LOC139561636 gene encoding low affinity immunoglobulin gamma Fc region receptor III-A-like isoform X4: MELTPLCWQLLLLSTLVYCSLGQGGDGAVILESLALPVTGGDSVTLRCRYQGTPSNLTADFYKDGSLIMTETTGEMTIPAVSKSDEGLYKCNNSEGESPESWMTVTDISLPDSLSVSPDRSQFFKYESVFLSCEVQGNSAGWRVVRNAERGILSECHTDWGKQQGSSCIVLLIPSDSGVYWCESGSGEHSNAVNITVHDGAVILECPALPVTEGDSVTLRCRYQVTPSNLTADFYKDGSLIRTETTGEMSIPAVSKSDEGLYKCNNSEGESPESWMTVTALIPSPAVPVLSMSLTRLLCSLLVGSPYLLVTIILLVKGCRSRTQGETTVPRKTHQDQLVIMLKKSEAEIT, encoded by the exons atggagctgtgatcctggagagcctTGCCCTTCCTGTGACTGGGGGAGATTCTGTGACTCTGCGCTGCAGATATCAGGGAACTCCCTCTAACCTCACAGCTGATTTCTACAAAGATGGATCCCTCATCATGACTGAGACTACAGGAGAGATGACCATCCCTGCAGTATCCAAGTCAGATGAAGGACTCTACAAGTGTAACAACTCTGAAGGAGAATCACCAGAGAGCTGGATGACTGTGACAG aTATCTCTCTTCCTGACTCTCTGAGTGTCAGTCCTGACAGATCTCAGTTCTTTAAATATGAGTCTGTTTTTCTGAGCTGTGAGGTTCAGGGGAACTCTGCTGGATGGAGAGTGGTGAGGAACGCAGAGAGAGGAATCCTTTCAGAGTGTCATACTGACTGGGGAAAACAACAAGGGTCTTCATGCATCGTGTTACTAATACCATCAGACAGTGGAGTGTACTGGTGTGAGTCTGGGTCTGGAGAACAcagcaatgctgtcaacatcactgTACATG atggagctgtgatcctggagtgCCCTGCCCTTCCTGTGACTGAGGGAGATTCTGTTACTCTGCGCTGCAGATATCAGGTAACTCCCTCTAACCTCACAGCTGATTTCTACAAAGATGGATCCCTCATCAGGACTGAGACTACAGGAGAGATGTCCATCCCTGCAGTATCCAAGTCAGATGAAGGACTCTACAAGTGTAACAACTCTGAAGGAGAATCACCAGAGAGCTGGATGACTGTGACAG CTCTCATTCCATCTCCAGCAgtcccagtgttgtccatgtctctaacCAGGCTGCTGTGTAGTCTACTGGTGGGGTCTCCCTACCTGCTGGTGACCATCATACTGCTGGTGAAAGGCTGCAGGAGCAGGACTCAAG GAGAAACCACGGTTCCCAGGAAGACCCACCAAGACCAATTA GTGATCATGTTGAAGAAGAGTGAGGCTGAGATCACCTGA